The following is a genomic window from Verrucomicrobiota bacterium.
CCACGTCGCCGGAACTGACGATGACGCTCTCGCCGCCTGCCTCGTCGAAATACGCCGCCGGCGACGCCCACGAATCGTACCGGCGGTCGGCCACCTGTCGGCTCCAGAGCAACGCGCCGTCGAGCTCGCTGAAGGCGAGCACGTACGTGCCCACGTACAACTGCAGTTCCGGATCGAGACGGTCGGCGTAGACAAAGACCCGCAGAGCGGACACGATGGGCGTCGCCGGACCGACCAGATCCATGTCGGGCACCGTGGCGACGAAACGCGGTGTGCCGAGCAGCGACGGGCCGGCCGAGTCCGCCGTCCCCGTGTGCTGCGCGTCGTGGGCGAGGTGCGTGAATCGCTCCGCCTCCTGCGCGGATACGTCACACGAAACGACCCCGCACGCGGCGACTACGGCGAAAGCCGCGACGAGAGGCGCGATACAACATGCAGAGCGCATGGCTCCCCCTGGCTGCCCTATTGCCAGCCCTGCCAGTCGGGCACGTAGTGCGGATCGTTGTGCGCGCCGACCGAGCCGACCCGGAAGCGCTGCGACGTGTAGCGCCCGCCCTCGATCGTGCGCGAGGCGACGTGCCCGTCGGCGAAGCCGGCCGCCGCCTGCTCGCTGTGGCGGAAGCACGTCGTCGGCGATTCGTTTTCGACCCACGTGTTGCCCGTGAAGATGTACGGCGGATCGAGCAGCGCGCTGTTGCTCGCCGTGTCCTCGCTCCACACAAGCAGCGCGTCGGCGAACACGATCAGCTCCTGGGGCTCGTCGACGTCGCCGACCCGTTTCCAGGGCCTATCGCCGATCGTCCACGCCCAGCCCGGCGTCGTGCTCGGGCAGAGATAGTACCCGTTGTAGCCGTACGTCGAGGTTGGCGCCTGCGCGGCGCCCTGCGGCGCATAGCTGCCCCACGGCTGCGCGGGGCAATCGAACACGCTGTCCTCGGCATTCGGTTTCATCTCGATGTATTTGAAGATGAAGCCCGCCTCGTAGTCCGTCTGCGCGCCGTTCGCGCCCCACCAGTAGATCACGGGATCGCCCGTCCAGCTCGCGCACGGCATGTAGGCGCCGTCGAACTCGTTCGAGTACACCGCCGACGCCAACACGAGCTGGCGCAGGTTCGACATGCACTCGACCTTGCGCGCCTTGCTGCGTGCGCTCGCCAGCGCCGGCAACAGCATGCCCGCCAGGATCGCCAACACCGCGATCACGACGATCAACTCGACCAATGTGAATCCGCGCCGCTTCATAGCTCACATGCTCCCCGCCCCGCGTCGAGGCGGGGAGCCCTTATTGCGTTGTTACTTGCGCCGCCGCCTCAACGCGACGGCTAACGCCGCCGCACCCGCAAGCAGCAGCCCCGGCTCGGGCACCGGCCCCGCACCGGCCGCCACGTCGGCAAAGGCGTCGATGTCCACGAAACCTTCCGCGTTCGTGTTTGTCACCCGGACGTACTGGATCCAGCCCAGCCCCGTCGGCGCGAGGTCAATGCCTACGCCGCCGCCCGAGCCGCCGTACAGCGCCAGCACTTCTGCCTCCGTCAGCCCGTCGAACGCGGCAAGTGCCAGCGTCGGGTCAACGGGCCGCAGGAAGTCGCTCGGGGCCGTGTGCGCCGCATCGGTCCAACCCGTCGTGGGGAACAGCGCATCAGCAAGCGCGCTGGCCGAGAACCACGTCGAGCCGTCCTGGCTGAGCTCGATCAGACCGTGCCCGTCGCCCAACAGCATTGCGGGATCGGTGCACGTCGTCGGCGGCCAATCGGCCGAGATCAGCCCGGCGTTGCCGAACACGATCAGGTCGAGCCCGAAGGGGTTGAGCGCGTCGTCCACGACGGGCGAATCGAACCGGACCGTGATGTACCCGCCCGGCGCGAACGAGAACACCTGGTCCGAGCCCCACGCGTTCGTGTCCGCGCCCCACGACGGATTGAACACGGTCACGTAGTCCGTGCCGCTCGGCCAGCCGGCCGTCAGCCGGTCGGGCGAACCGAGCACCGCGTTCGCGTCGTCGTAGTCGTTGTCGCAGCCCGCGCGGTCGTAGCCGATCACCGTCGAGGCGAATTGCGCCCAGGCCGTCGGCAGTGCCGTCAGCCCGAGACAGAGCACCAAAGCGATCCCTCCAAAGAACTTCATTCCCTCATCTCCTTGTCCTCGACGCAAAGCCCGCTTTGCCCATCGGGGGCGAAGCGCCTTCGCGCGCAGAGTGGGCGTCTGCCGGCGAGTGAGCTGCTCGTCACGAAGCGGCCACATGAGCCGCGAGTTGTAGGGCGGGGCACCCGTGCTCCGCCGCAGCCCCGCCAAAGGCGGGGCGACACCCGCGGCCTGAGCCGCCGCTCACGGTCTTCAGCTCAGTCGCTGTACGCGCAACGCCCGGCTACTCGCGACGCAGGGAGGAGACAGATCGGCGATGGCACCGACCGGAATGCCCGGCACGCAGGACCGCATGAGGGCGCACGTCAACGTCGTTGCGACACACGACGCCGCCCGCGCGGTACGCTGGGAGTGGGCTCGACATGATCCGCTTCCTTCCTGGCTGCGAAGAAGTCAGGGTCACGCGCCCGCAGGCAGGTCTTCTGGCTCGCGGATCATCCTACTCGGCCCGCCTTCCCGGTCGCCCTTTGACAACCAGTGACTGCATACCCAACGATCGAACGTCGTCGAGTCAGTGGACCTTTCGTCCCCGCTTACAGCGGCGCCCCCGCGGCGGATTCTCACCGCCTTCCCTGACGCCTGCGGTTCTTATGTCACCGTAACAACTACCGGCGCACGGACGGTCTGTCAAGCGCAAAAGGGGCGAAGGCCACAGATCGCACGGATGGACACACCGCCGGTCCTGGCAAGGCAGGGCACGCGGGAGGTCTTCACGCAGACGGAGCGACACGATTCGCCCGCTCGGCTACCGCCCGTCCTGGGCCTGCTCCGTCGCTGGCGCCTCGTTGTTGTACTTGATCTTCTTCACGGAGAACTCGTACGGCCTTATGAGGTGGAAGCCGCAGATGACGTGCGTCGTGCGCAGGTCGAGGCAGTGTGTCCAGTTGCCGTACTTGTCGTAGGCGTACAGCCAACACGAGCGCACAAGGAATCGGCCTTTCTCGTCGAACACCACCTCGTGGGTCGGATTGCCGTGCTTGTCAAAGGATGTTGCCTTCGTCTGCTGGCGCGTCTTCTCGACCGTATGCACGAGCCGGCCGTCGGCGTCGTAGGTGTTCGTCGTGCCGTTCTGGAAGAATCCCAAGGCGCTTTCCGTCCTGCTCGAAAGAAGCTTGCCCTCCGGCGTATACACCAGCGCGGTGCGGAGCTCGAGGCGGCCGTCGCGGTCATAGGAGGCCGTCTCGTTGGGCTTCTCGGCGCTGTCGTCCGGATAGCTGGTGCGGATGGCGCGCGACTCCGAGCCGTCGGCCTCAAACGTGCGCTCCGCCGTGCGCCGGCCGTGGCTGTCATAGTCGTACAACCGCCGCGACGACGGCTCGTTTTGGTTGTTGAGGAAGATGGTCTCGGCAAGGCGGCTCCGCTCATCGTACACATTGCGCATGATATAGGCGCGATAGAATGCATCTGTGTTGTACACGTCTTCGAGGAGGCGGCCCAGCGAGTCGTAGGCATACGTGTTGGTCTGGTAGCCCGTCTCCTTCTCTTCGCCATGGAAGCGGGTCCGAAGCTCGAGCCGCCCCTCGCGGCTATACTCCTCTTCCAGCACCTTGAACTGCGTGCCCCAAACCGGCAAGCCCGAGGGGTACGAACACCGCGTTTTCAGGACGAGCACATGCTGGACCGGCCCCTGCCGCTCGCCGGCCCTATACACCCCGACGATGCTCCGCACATGGCCGTTGCTCGCTGCCAGTGCGGGCGATGCGCAGGCGAGAACGAGGGCGGCAACCGTGCACGCGGCGACCGCGAGAGCAGCCGCTCTTACCAACGCCGTCCAGCGAAAGCGGCCTCGATGGAGCTGATGTACCTGAGCGCGACTCCTGGCAAGACTCATAGCTGACCACCATCGTTGACGGCGCCCTGCACGCTGCCGTCGTTGTTGAAGTACGTTATCGAGCGATGAACGACCTCCGGCTCGACGCCCGACCCGGACCTGCTCATCGTCGTCCAGTTCCCATGTTCATCGGATTCGTACGTCGCTGTCCAGGACTTTGTCGTCGTGCCGTCAGGGCTTTTCTCGATCCACGATAGGACGCACCCATGCTCGTCAGTCCGGTAGACGCCGGCGGCTTCGAGCTCACCGTCCCGGTCGTAGCGGGCCCATTCGGTTCGACCGGTCGTTGCGTCCGTGAGGCTCATGTACTCGAGCGAGAACGTGGTCTCGCCACGCCTGAAACGCGCCACGATGCTGTTGTTCGGGTCCGTCGTGCTGCGGATCTCGCGCAGTACGAGTGCACCGTTCGTGTTGTACACGCTGACCTCGACCGGCTGCGCGTCGGCGCCATACCGCGTGACGATTCGCTGCAGAGGCTGCCCGTTCGCATCGGACCGGTCCCGTTCGGTCAGCCGGCCGCTCTCATCCCATGTACACGTCCACCGGGCCTCGACGGTGCCCTGGGCATTGCGCTTTGTCGCCTCAACGACGCGACCCGCCTCATTCCGCGTGCAGGTCCACGCCGCGAGCAGCGCGCCGCTCTTGTCGTAGAGCGTACGCCGCACGAGCCAGCCGTCCGCATCGTACTCCGCCTCCTCGACGAGTTGCCGCTCATCGGCGCCGCGCTCGGCCCGCACGCTCTTCACCGGCCCCTCGAAGCCGTCGGCGCGTACCTGGATCTCGTCCACCCCCAACGGTGGTCTCGTGGAATCGGACGCAGGCGCCGTCTCGCCCGTGTGCGCCCGTCCGGCGGGAAGAAGCAGCAAGACGATCAGCATCACGCGTCTCACTGCCCGTCCTCCGCCTCGTCGGTCTCATAGTACGTGATCGTCCGGCAGGTCGAGTCCGTCGGGATCACCGGGCCGTCCTCGGCCCTGCGCGGCTCGGCGCCCGCCGCCTTCCTCGTCCAGTTGCCGTGCCCGTCATACTCGTAGTGATACGTCCAGCCCCACTTCAGCACTTCGCCGGGCCGCTGGCGACCCGACTTCGTGATGTTGCCGTGTTCATCACGGAGCACGACGCCCTTGTCTCGCCGACTCCCGGTGGGCTGGTAATGGCCGACTTCGGTGCTCCCGTTGTCGTCAGTCTCAATCACCGTGTAGTCCACGCAGAGCGCCGTCATCTGCTGTCGAGCGCCGTCGGGCGCCTCCAACGCTGTCCCGTGGCGGAAGCTGATGGAGATCTGGCGTCCGTGCTCGTCATACGTGTAGAGGGACAGCGTGCTCGTTGAGGCACGGCTGCCGACGACCATTTCCGTCTTGCGGTCCTGCTCGTCATACTGCATCGAGGTCGCGGTTTCCAGGCTACCCCCCGAGCTGAACTTCGCCCGCCGTGTCAGGTTCCCGCGCTCGTCGTATGTGTAGAGCCACGACTCGAGCAACTCGGCGTTGTCGTCGTAGAGATCGGCGTTCATCCAGCGCCCGTTTTTGTCGTTCGTATACTTCCACACCCAGAGCAGATGCCCGTCACCGTCGCGCCACGTCTCGGACTTCCAGTTGCCCTCCTCGTCGTACGCATACGTGATCCGGTAGGTCACGGCGCCGTCTTCCCGGTACTCGGTCAGCTCCGTCCGGTTGCCGCGCTCGTCGTACGTCGTCCGGCTCACGGCCACGCGCGATCCCTCCGTGGGCGTATTGCCGTCCCACGCGACCCGCACCTCCTCGACAAGCACGCTGCGCACCGGCCCGCTGAACCCGTCGGCCCGCGCGCTCGGCGTCCGGCCCTCGTAGTTCCAGGGCGATGGCCTGCCCGTCGGCCCGACGCCGGTGCCCAACGCCGGACCGGTGCAGCACAACGCCCACGCAGCGACGACAGCCCACCATCGGCGCATACTGAGCACTGTTGTATCCTTCCGCCCGAAAGGGGCGTTCTTGTATGCGAGCGCCGAGACGAGGGCACAACGCGCCGCCCTCGACGCGCGCATCCAACCCATCTCCCGGCCACTCCGGCGCCCGCCCGAACCAGATTCCGCCACTACTATACGCCAGCCCTTGCCTCAAGTCGAGACCCTCATTACCCCCGGATTCGCGGATAAGGGACAACCTGAGAGCCGGTCAGACCGAAGCGTAGCCCATTCCGGAGTGACTGATGCCATCGTTACGACAAGCGTCTGTCAGTCGCCTCTGAAGGGGTTCCGGAAACGCTTGTCGGCAGGACACGCTTACCGTCAGCCGAACAGGATTCCAGCGCCTCGCCCCGCAGCGCACCCATCCAGCGCATAATCCCACTTGAACATGCGCGCCCTGCAGACGTATCATTATAGATAGACGGCTGGATGCCCGGGCTGTGCAGGGCATTCACACGGCCTGGAGGAACGCTGGTGAGAACCTACCTGAACATACTCGTCGCTGTGCTGCTCACGTTGACGTTCGCCGTCTCCTGCGGCAGAAAGAAGGAACAGGCGAAACCCGGCGCAAAGGACCCGAAGACGGCCGCCGAGTACGTGCGCCGCGCCAAGGGCAACTTCCTCGCCAAGGAGAAGGCGATCAGGGACTGTAACAAGGCCATCGAGCTTGACCCCGAGTACTTTCCCGCCTACGAGTTCCGTGCCGAGTGCTACACGGAGCTCCACGCCAAGACCGACAACGTCAAGCACGCCCGCAAAGCCATCGCCGACTACGACCGTCTCGTTGACCTCAAGCTGGCGCCCGAGGCTGCTGCCGACTACCTGCGCAAGCGCGGCTTGATCAAGATGAAGATCGAGGATCTTGACGGCGCCATCAAGGATTTCCAGGCCGCCGGCAAGACCAAGAAGGACGAGCCGCGTACTTACGAGTACCTCGCCCAGGCCTTCCTCGCCAAGAATGACCCCGAACGCGCCGTCAAGGCTTACGCCGCCGCCATCAAGTACGAGCCGCGCAATATCGCCCACTTCAAGGCCCGCGCCGCCATCTACCGCCAGATGGGCGACTCCGACAACGCCATCAAGGACCTTATGGAAGTCGTCCGCATCGGGCCCGACAACGCGACCTACATCGCCCTCGGCGAGATCTACCAGGAACGGGGCGACCGCCTCGCCGCCATCGACTGGTTCGACAAGGTCAAGGAAGAAGAAGACTGACCCGGACGACGTAGCGCCCCGCCGGCGTCTCGCGCGACCGCGTGTCACTCGAGACAAGGAGTGCCGATGAGCGGCAACGAAAGCAGTCCGCTCCAACTTCCGCGTGGCGTCGGTGACCGGATTCTCATTGTCTTGCTCAGTCCATTCATCATGCTCTTCTCCAGTGGTTTCGCCCTGGTCTTTCTGCGCAAGCCCTCCGACACTGCCACCGGCCTGCTCACGAACATGGTCGCGTTCGAGCTGTTCTTCAGCGTCTTCTGCCTGTCGAGTCTCTCCCTGCTCTGGGGCCTGTTCGCCCCGAAGTGGGTTGAGGCCGCCCTTGACCGCACAGCGCGCAAGGTCGCCCTCCTCCTCGCCATTCCTGTGTTCGGGCTTCTGGTCGCCGTCGTCTATCTCCTCGTTCTCTCGCCGTCCTGACCGCCCTTACACCGGCACAACCGTTACCGGATACGCATTGCTCACGCCGCTGTTCGTCACGACGAAGACATAGCACGTCTGCGGCAGGCCGCTGAGGCTCGGTGTTCTCGCCTCGATCACCGGGTCGCTCCAGCCGTCGACGGTGAAGCCCCGCCTGATCGTTGCCTGGGCATAGTTGGCGTTGTTCGTCAGCTCCAGTGCGCTTGATCCCTGCGTTGCGCCAAACCGCCTGCCCGTCACCGTGCACGCGAAATTCGGATAGAGCAGGGCGGACGGCGCGACCCCAGCGATCTCGGGCCGCGCCGCCGCGCCGAACTGCTGTCGCCGTCGGCGCACCTGCATTATCGGAGCCTTCCAGCACGCTCGTCGCGCAACTCGAGGATCTTGACCTCCGCCGTCCGCAGCTTCAGATCGAGCTCCTTCTCGCGGACGCGCTGAGCCGCCGCGTCATGGCGCAGTCGCCCGATCGCCGACGCGACGATCGCCGCAATGAGCGCAACCGCCGCAGTGATCTCCACCTTCTCGTAGCCGAGGCCGAGCATCTCGTTCACCAGCATCAGCCCCGCCGACACAATCATGATGATCTTCTCAAGCATCGTTTCTTCCTTTGCTCTGATGAGTATCTCGTCATTGCTCGCAGCTCCGCCGCACGAGCCCCCGTCAGGCCACGGGCGAGACGCCCGTGCTACGCCCGTGTCACCTCCGCGCTCCGTTCGGGAAGCCCCCGTGACAGGCGTCTGGCAATAGCCACGGGCGAGACGCCCGTGCTACGCCCGCGTCACCACCGCGCCCCGTTCGGGAAGCCCCGTCAGGGGCGCTTGGGAGTAGCCACGGGCGTAAGCCCGTGGAACCGCGCGCGCCTCGATGATCCGGTCCGCCCAGCGCGGCATGAACGCCTCCACCTGCTCGCGGTACGTGTCCGGCACCCCGTCGAGCTTCAGCAGCCGCTCCCCGGCGAGAATCGCCTTGTACGGCTCGCTCGAGCGCTCGTAGAGCTCGCAGAGCTTGTGGATCGGCAGCCACGTGTAGAAATCCTCGCTGAAGAACACGCCCGACAACGGCAGCGACCGCCCGCATGCCAGCGTGAACCAATGCTCCGCCTCGGGATACCGCTCCGCCGCAAGCGCCATCTCGCCCAGCGACACGTAGCACTCCGCCAGGTCCCACCGCTCGCTCGTCCCGCGCAGAAACGCCTCGCGCGCCGCCTCGTGCTCGCCCAGCAGGTAGTGGCACCGGCCGAGATGCCAGAGCACCTTGTAGCGCTCCTCCGGATGCGTGCTCGCGTCCAGATAGCGCCGGTAATAGGCAATCGCCTCCGAATACTCGCCCGCCTCGTGCGCATGCAGCCCCAGGTAGTAGAGCGCCTTCGTGTCGCGCGGATCGCGTTCGAGCCGCTCGCGCATCCGGCGCGGCACCATCTCGTTGCGCGCCGCCTCGCGCGTCGCCCGATTCGCACGTGTCCGAACGTGCTCGATCACGATGTCGCCGACGCCCATCGTCCTGGCCTTGTCCACCACCAGCTCGTTGTGCACCTCGCCCCGGTAGCGCACCCGCCCGTTATTGCGGAACAGCCGGAGCTGGATGCCGACATGGTGATGGTCCTCCGCCTGCAGCCGAACGCGGAGCCCGACCGCGTCCGTGTCGGCCGGCACGATGTCCATCATCTTGCGGAACGACTCGACGCTCTGCTCCGACAGCACCTCGTGCCCGTCGAGCTGCAGGACCCATTCCGCCGTGCACCGGTCCAGGGCCAGGTTGCGCGCCGCCGCGAAATCGTCCGCCCACTCGAACCGGAACACCTCGAACCGCGTGCTCCCGCCACACTCCTTCTCGAGTGTTGCCAAGACGGCTTCCGACCCGTCCGTCGTCCGGTCGTCAATGCCGACAACCACCTCGTCCACCACCGGCATCGCGCTGCGGACCGCCCGCTCGAGCGTCTCGGCCTCATCCTTCACAATCATGCAGAGTCCCACACGCGCCTGCATCACCGCGGCC
Proteins encoded in this region:
- a CDS encoding tetratricopeptide repeat protein, with translation MSKKTGAAVMQARVGLCMIVKDEAETLERAVRSAMPVVDEVVVGIDDRTTDGSEAVLATLEKECGGSTRFEVFRFEWADDFAAARNLALDRCTAEWVLQLDGHEVLSEQSVESFRKMMDIVPADTDAVGLRVRLQAEDHHHVGIQLRLFRNNGRVRYRGEVHNELVVDKARTMGVGDIVIEHVRTRANRATREAARNEMVPRRMRERLERDPRDTKALYYLGLHAHEAGEYSEAIAYYRRYLDASTHPEERYKVLWHLGRCHYLLGEHEAAREAFLRGTSERWDLAECYVSLGEMALAAERYPEAEHWFTLACGRSLPLSGVFFSEDFYTWLPIHKLCELYERSSEPYKAILAGERLLKLDGVPDTYREQVEAFMPRWADRIIEARAVPRAYARGYSQAPLTGLPERGAVVTRA
- a CDS encoding type II secretion system protein, whose translation is MKRRGFTLVELIVVIAVLAILAGMLLPALASARSKARKVECMSNLRQLVLASAVYSNEFDGAYMPCASWTGDPVIYWWGANGAQTDYEAGFIFKYIEMKPNAEDSVFDCPAQPWGSYAPQGAAQAPTSTYGYNGYYLCPSTTPGWAWTIGDRPWKRVGDVDEPQELIVFADALLVWSEDTASNSALLDPPYIFTGNTWVENESPTTCFRHSEQAAAGFADGHVASRTIEGGRYTSQRFRVGSVGAHNDPHYVPDWQGWQ
- a CDS encoding tetratricopeptide repeat protein, producing the protein MRTYLNILVAVLLTLTFAVSCGRKKEQAKPGAKDPKTAAEYVRRAKGNFLAKEKAIRDCNKAIELDPEYFPAYEFRAECYTELHAKTDNVKHARKAIADYDRLVDLKLAPEAAADYLRKRGLIKMKIEDLDGAIKDFQAAGKTKKDEPRTYEYLAQAFLAKNDPERAVKAYAAAIKYEPRNIAHFKARAAIYRQMGDSDNAIKDLMEVVRIGPDNATYIALGEIYQERGDRLAAIDWFDKVKEEED